ACCAGCCCCTCCGCCTCCTTCGGGCTCTCCGCCAGCGAAGTGAGACGAATGCCCTTGCTGGAACCTTCACAGGCCGGCTTGATGATGACCGGGAAGGAGAAATCCGTCCATGGTGCTCCACCAAACGCGCTGCTGCTCTCGATAACCCGGAAGCGGGGCGTGCGGACACCGGCCGCGGACACCAGCGTCTTGGTCAGTGGCTTGTCGAGGCAGATGGACAGGGACTGAGGGTCGGAACCGGAATAGGGCACTCCAAGCATTTCCAGTATGGAAGGCACCTGGGCTTCCCGACTTCGGTAAGTGCCCCTCCCCTCGGCTATATTGAAGACGAAATCAACCGGTTCCTCAAGGATTCTCCTGAGGAACTCCCGGCCACCGCCGAGCATTACGACACCGTGTCCCTGGACTTCCAGACTTCTGGCGATGAGCTCCACGGTCTCCGCCGAGTCGTACTCCTCCAGGGCGTCCTCAGGGCCGCTAAGTTCCCGACCCACGGCTTCTTTAAGATCGTACGCTAACCCTATCCTCATGACGTGCTCCTCCCTGCCGAGCGGATCTCCGGGTCTCAGTGGTCATGGCGGGAACCGGTACCGCCACTGGACTGTCCGCACTCTCCGGGTGTTCCTGTTCTGTAGAGGCTCCGGGGTTACGAAAGCGAATGACCCTGCCCTTGTAGTTCCGCACCGTAAGTTCGCTTGCTGTCTGCGCCAGCACGTAGTCCGGCTGCATGGGCACCTTGCCGCCACCCTCAGGCAGGTCAATAACAAAGGTGGGTACGGCCAGCCCCGATGTGTGACCACGCATGCCTTCGATAATCTTCACGCCAACCTCTACCGGCGTCCGCAGGTGTTCCGTACCCTGCACCTCGTCACACTGGAAGAGATAGTAGGGGCGCACCTTGATCCTGAGCAGTCCGTGACACAGCCTCAACTGGGCCTCGACAGTGTCGTTTATGCCTTTCAGCAGGACGGACTGGTTGTTGACCGGGACCCCGCTCCTGAGAAGCCGGTCGCAGGCCGCCGCCGCCTCCGGAGTTATCTCGCGCTCATGGTTGAAGTGCGTATTGAGCCATATCGGCCCATGACGGGACAGCATGGCGCACAGCTCATCATCAATACGTTGAGGCAGGACAACAGGAAACCTGGTGCCTATCCGGATGATCTCGACATGCTCTATTACCCTGAGCCTGGAAATGATGTACTCAAGGTGACTGGTGGAGAGTGTCAGCGGGTCCCCGCCCGAGATGATGACATCCCTGACTGTTTCATGCCGGCGTATGTAGACCAGCATGTTGTCTATCTCCTCCGGGGTGCGTACCC
The window above is part of the Dehalococcoidales bacterium genome. Proteins encoded here:
- a CDS encoding D-alanine--D-alanine ligase, which produces MRIGLAYDLKEAVGRELSGPEDALEEYDSAETVELIARSLEVQGHGVVMLGGGREFLRRILEEPVDFVFNIAEGRGTYRSREAQVPSILEMLGVPYSGSDPQSLSICLDKPLTKTLVSAAGVRTPRFRVIESSSAFGGAPWTDFSFPVIIKPACEGSSKGIRLTSLAESPKEAEGLVRDLLDCYQQPMMVEEFISGDEVTVGMVGNSPPAVVGVMRVVPRQKRDYFVYSLEVKRDWRNLVDYECPAQVGEEVIGEISSLSLRTFETLGCRDFARVDFRVSPEGLPYFIEINPLPGLGTHSDLYIMATAMGWSHSQLVGGILNAALRRYPQCASV
- a CDS encoding KamA family radical SAM protein, whose amino-acid sequence is MRMIVKTTGDRTLEEVEEEPPGRADGPARRLFADTPQADWDNWKWHFRNRITTVDELARYIPLSSRERTRLKLVTRKFPLSITPYYLSLICPHDPDDPIRRQAVPSILEVTMGSVGSEDPLEEKRDSVVPGLVHRYPDRVLMVLTDICPMLCRHCTRKREWHKGGWVRTPEEIDNMLVYIRRHETVRDVIISGGDPLTLSTSHLEYIISRLRVIEHVEIIRIGTRFPVVLPQRIDDELCAMLSRHGPIWLNTHFNHEREITPEAAAACDRLLRSGVPVNNQSVLLKGINDTVEAQLRLCHGLLRIKVRPYYLFQCDEVQGTEHLRTPVEVGVKIIEGMRGHTSGLAVPTFVIDLPEGGGKVPMQPDYVLAQTASELTVRNYKGRVIRFRNPGASTEQEHPESADSPVAVPVPAMTTETRRSARQGGARHEDRVSVRS